The proteins below are encoded in one region of Berryella intestinalis:
- a CDS encoding NAD(P)H-dependent oxidoreductase → MNNVLIVCGHPDLRNSVANKTVLEEAQRLVAGAVLDPVADLYPDGAIDVAAEQEKLLKADVVVLQYPLYWYGMPSALQRWLEAVFQHGFSHGRTGDKLRGKKLVASFTMAAPESQCEAQGFTLDQLVDTQKRIARYAGMQWAGFVATGGIFHLPGGDDATLEQAKALGADHAARLARLVEAL, encoded by the coding sequence ATGAACAACGTACTGATCGTTTGCGGTCATCCCGACCTGCGTAATTCCGTGGCCAATAAAACCGTTCTCGAAGAGGCGCAGCGCCTCGTTGCAGGGGCCGTCCTCGACCCCGTCGCCGATTTGTACCCCGACGGCGCGATCGATGTGGCGGCCGAGCAGGAGAAGCTCTTGAAAGCCGACGTCGTCGTGCTCCAGTATCCGCTGTACTGGTACGGTATGCCCTCGGCTCTTCAGCGATGGCTGGAGGCGGTGTTCCAGCACGGCTTCTCGCACGGCCGCACGGGCGACAAGCTGCGGGGTAAGAAGCTGGTGGCGTCGTTTACCATGGCTGCCCCCGAATCCCAGTGCGAGGCGCAGGGGTTCACGCTCGATCAGCTGGTCGACACCCAGAAGCGCATCGCGCGCTATGCCGGCATGCAGTGGGCGGGATTTGTCGCCACGGGCGGCATCTTCCATCTTCCCGGAGGCGACGATGCCACGCTCGAGCAGGCCAAGGCCCTGGGAGCCGACCATGCGGCGCGCTTGGCGCGGTTGGTTGAGGCGCTGTAG
- a CDS encoding FAD-dependent oxidoreductase produces MSEGISRRDLFKFGGIAAAGVAGAGALAGCSPKSAGSGSKSASSGASTEKTAAAGHDRTGLPSFFEKPAAITDIKETKDYDVVVIGAGAPGVPCALAAAEKGAKVALIQKEPTASAYGNSGSGIDLANSDPADIASLIDLMMRESQHRPNRKLLQMWAEKSGEAVKWVIERSAEGGAQVIDQGNLQHKPMLAKFGYNLSFITSYFGPKPYTVGDGMIALCTVAEKAGVEIFYSCAAEQLVVDDSGRVTGVLAKSGKTYTQFNAKNGVVVATGDYQNDTDMLNYYLPDMRHMGPKQSGRTGDGQKMVVWAGGCMENIAHTKMLHDFDAGPASMCDMPFLRMKLNGERFCRETTEMSLMNCYLQSEEDQGNYVEVYDSEYMTKAAEFPGKLVDPEELKNWMPEEKIERKGVLESFIGTFKADTLEELAKKLEVTDTAKFVETVKRFNELCDGGSDVDFGLPSKYLKKIDTPPYYGTHRHVRMSSIASGGVRVNDDLQCVTPEGKAIEGLYAIGNVSGGFYGGIDYPLTVYGINLGHNYTQGYVVGQALGSK; encoded by the coding sequence ATGTCAGAGGGAATCAGCAGGCGCGACTTATTCAAGTTCGGCGGCATCGCGGCCGCAGGCGTCGCCGGTGCCGGGGCGTTGGCCGGATGCAGTCCCAAATCCGCAGGCAGCGGATCGAAGAGCGCTTCGAGCGGCGCTTCGACGGAGAAAACCGCCGCAGCCGGACACGACCGCACCGGGCTTCCCAGCTTCTTCGAGAAGCCCGCGGCGATCACCGACATCAAGGAAACCAAGGACTACGACGTGGTCGTGATCGGCGCCGGCGCGCCCGGCGTGCCCTGCGCCCTGGCCGCCGCCGAGAAGGGCGCGAAGGTCGCGCTGATCCAGAAAGAGCCCACCGCCTCGGCCTACGGCAACTCGGGCTCGGGCATCGACCTGGCAAACAGCGACCCGGCCGACATCGCCAGCCTCATCGACCTCATGATGCGCGAGTCGCAGCACCGTCCCAACCGCAAGCTCCTGCAGATGTGGGCCGAGAAGTCGGGCGAGGCCGTGAAGTGGGTCATCGAGCGCTCCGCCGAGGGAGGGGCCCAGGTCATCGACCAGGGGAACCTCCAGCACAAGCCCATGCTGGCGAAGTTCGGCTACAACCTGTCGTTCATCACCTCGTATTTCGGACCCAAGCCCTACACCGTGGGAGACGGCATGATCGCCCTGTGCACCGTGGCCGAGAAGGCCGGGGTCGAGATCTTCTACAGCTGCGCCGCCGAGCAGCTGGTCGTCGACGACAGCGGCAGGGTAACCGGGGTCCTCGCTAAAAGCGGCAAGACCTATACCCAGTTCAACGCCAAAAACGGCGTGGTCGTGGCAACCGGTGACTACCAGAACGACACCGACATGCTGAACTACTACCTGCCCGACATGCGCCATATGGGCCCCAAGCAGTCCGGGCGCACCGGCGACGGCCAGAAGATGGTCGTGTGGGCGGGCGGCTGCATGGAGAACATCGCGCACACCAAGATGCTGCACGACTTCGACGCCGGCCCCGCATCGATGTGCGACATGCCCTTCCTGCGCATGAAGCTCAACGGCGAGCGCTTCTGCCGCGAGACCACCGAGATGTCGCTTATGAACTGCTACCTGCAAAGCGAGGAAGACCAGGGCAACTACGTCGAGGTCTACGACAGCGAGTACATGACCAAGGCAGCGGAGTTCCCCGGCAAGCTGGTCGACCCCGAAGAGCTGAAGAACTGGATGCCCGAAGAGAAGATCGAGCGCAAGGGCGTTCTGGAGAGCTTCATCGGCACGTTCAAGGCCGACACCCTCGAAGAGCTCGCCAAGAAGCTCGAGGTCACCGACACCGCTAAGTTCGTCGAGACGGTCAAGCGCTTCAACGAGCTGTGCGACGGCGGCTCGGACGTCGACTTCGGGCTTCCCTCGAAGTACCTGAAGAAGATCGACACGCCGCCTTACTACGGCACCCATCGCCACGTGCGCATGAGCTCCATCGCCTCGGGCGGCGTGCGCGTGAACGACGACCTGCAGTGCGTCACCCCCGAAGGAAAGGCCATCGAGGGGCTCTACGCCATCGGCAACGTGTCGGGAGGCTTCTACGGGGGCATCGACTACCCCCTCACCGTGTACGGGATCAACCTGGGACACAACTACACCCAAGGCTACGTGGTGGGACAGGCTCTGGGCTCGAAGTAA
- a CDS encoding helix-turn-helix domain-containing protein — MGKHMAEVLDPDLLISLPSSEGARLPGSRLFDRIPYVPLAFVGLGLYRAWIELVFVGSFVKFPFEAFAGHDVYDFAMIVVLILGAVFHRALEPLIERGAAFAATAATMVSSTCLAWLSVAAPSLAASVAFPATVLGGIGTAFIILLWSELYGCLSPFRVGLYYCASIIVAAFVIYFCRGLAYPWLFGTSALLPLISLVLLAIGSMSLTPDERNHVSPRSFSFPWKPTLLMAVYAFAFSLREQSQYASSFGPHSAFGTLFMGVLLFVMIHRQGRDFQFATLYRFALPLMTGAFLVLPAFGWFNTQVSDFCAMASYTAFSVLIMMLMASMSYRYGISALWLFGIERGVRAAVSLVGRQASEGIMSLSGGSDAYGLVIGSITVAMVVVGTVLFMSEKDFFARWGVSFKDDEPEPDESADHLEERARSEEIAQRYGLSPREVEVAQLLAVGKTGPQVQSELFISKDTVKTHVKHIYRKMGIHSRDELIERWSDGAPIG, encoded by the coding sequence ATGGGCAAGCATATGGCGGAGGTTTTGGATCCGGATCTGCTGATCTCGCTCCCCTCATCGGAAGGCGCGCGCCTTCCGGGAAGCCGCCTGTTCGATAGGATTCCCTACGTGCCTCTGGCGTTCGTGGGGCTTGGTCTGTATCGGGCGTGGATCGAGCTCGTGTTCGTCGGCTCGTTCGTGAAGTTCCCGTTCGAAGCGTTCGCGGGACACGATGTGTACGACTTCGCCATGATCGTCGTGCTTATTTTGGGGGCCGTGTTTCACCGTGCGCTCGAGCCGCTTATCGAACGCGGCGCCGCGTTCGCGGCGACGGCGGCGACCATGGTGTCGAGCACCTGTTTGGCGTGGCTGAGCGTAGCGGCCCCGTCGCTTGCCGCGTCGGTCGCCTTTCCGGCTACGGTGCTGGGCGGCATCGGAACGGCTTTCATCATCCTTCTTTGGTCCGAGCTGTACGGGTGCCTCAGCCCGTTTCGCGTGGGCCTGTACTACTGCGCGTCCATCATCGTGGCGGCCTTCGTCATCTATTTCTGCCGTGGCCTGGCCTATCCGTGGCTGTTCGGCACATCGGCCCTGCTTCCGCTGATATCGCTGGTGCTGCTGGCGATCGGGTCCATGTCGCTTACGCCGGACGAGCGCAACCACGTGTCGCCGCGCTCGTTCTCGTTTCCCTGGAAGCCGACCCTGCTCATGGCGGTGTACGCGTTCGCGTTCAGCCTGCGCGAGCAAAGCCAGTACGCAAGCTCGTTCGGGCCCCATTCGGCGTTCGGGACGCTGTTCATGGGCGTCCTCCTGTTCGTCATGATCCATCGGCAGGGGAGAGACTTCCAGTTCGCCACGCTGTACCGCTTCGCGCTTCCGCTCATGACCGGTGCGTTTCTGGTGCTACCCGCGTTCGGCTGGTTCAATACCCAGGTGTCCGATTTCTGCGCGATGGCAAGCTATACGGCGTTTTCCGTGCTCATCATGATGCTCATGGCCTCGATGTCGTACCGCTACGGCATCTCGGCGCTGTGGCTGTTCGGCATCGAGCGCGGCGTGCGGGCGGCGGTGTCGCTCGTCGGGCGCCAGGCTTCGGAGGGCATCATGTCGCTTAGTGGCGGATCCGATGCGTACGGCCTGGTGATCGGCTCTATCACCGTGGCGATGGTGGTGGTGGGTACGGTGCTGTTCATGAGCGAGAAGGACTTCTTCGCACGGTGGGGCGTGTCGTTCAAAGACGACGAGCCCGAGCCCGACGAGTCGGCCGACCATCTGGAAGAACGCGCCCGTTCGGAAGAGATCGCCCAGCGCTACGGCCTGTCGCCCCGCGAAGTCGAGGTGGCCCAGCTCTTGGCGGTGGGAAAGACCGGCCCCCAGGTGCAAAGCGAGCTTTTCATCTCGAAAGACACGGTGAAGACGCATGTCAAGCACATCTATCGGAAAATGGGGATCCATTCCCGCGACGAGCTGATCGAACGCTGGTCGGACGGCGCGCCCATCGGGTGA
- the dcd gene encoding dCTP deaminase produces MVLSDRDIKAEIAAGRIGIDPLVPENIQPASVDVRLGSNFRIFRNSSHAFIDPLTDQPGLTEEIEVEEGGTFILQPGQFALGTTFECVSVPDDILGKLEGKSSLGRMGLMIHSTAGYVDPGWVGEITLELSNVATLPIVLHPGMRIGQMSFERMSSPVERPYGSEGLGSHYQGQRGASPAHKLS; encoded by the coding sequence ATGGTTCTCTCCGATCGCGACATCAAAGCCGAGATCGCCGCCGGGCGCATCGGCATCGATCCGCTCGTTCCCGAAAACATCCAGCCGGCATCGGTCGATGTGCGCCTGGGTTCGAACTTCCGCATCTTCCGCAACTCGTCCCATGCGTTCATCGACCCCCTTACCGATCAGCCCGGCCTGACCGAGGAGATCGAAGTCGAAGAGGGAGGGACGTTCATCCTCCAGCCGGGGCAGTTCGCCTTGGGCACGACGTTCGAGTGCGTTTCCGTACCCGACGATATCCTGGGAAAACTCGAGGGGAAAAGCTCGCTTGGACGCATGGGGCTCATGATCCATTCCACCGCCGGCTACGTCGACCCCGGTTGGGTGGGCGAGATCACGCTCGAGCTCTCCAACGTGGCGACGCTGCCCATCGTCCTGCATCCCGGGATGCGCATCGGGCAGATGTCGTTCGAGCGCATGAGTTCGCCGGTCGAGCGCCCGTATGGGAGCGAGGGGCTGGGAAGTCACTATCAGGGCCAGCGCGGCGCGTCTCCCGCTCATAAACTGTCCTAA
- a CDS encoding MDR family MFS transporter: MFGLDRRQSVMLTVLLAGAFLVVLNATMISPALPAIMAQMGVPATTAQWLASGYALIEAAIIPLNAFLIGRFSTRKLFIGGMGLFSVGALVAGTSPVFPVLLAGRLLQAAGTGIVMPMVMTLIVTMIPRERRGSAMGMMGLIISFAPAIGPSLSGVLVDTAGWHSLFLVSAALGACLVAASFFVLENRDGFERSDLDLPSVPLLLAGILSLLYGVATSTSAQNKVEPIALIVLGAALLAFFAWRQTRLEHPLLRVQVLRTRRFRTAVLLMALLQATLIGSEIALPLFVQQALGQSATVSGLLMLPGAVLGALSGFFAGGLFDRIGIRKPVLVGAAGLAIGAAGVLSFSMTIPIWQVAVVYTLIFIGIQFLATPLNTWGINALSPAEIPHGNALSATTGQIGSSVGTAFMSSLVALGSVFVVQGATAAETTFAGVHIAFTGMAVMLLLIVGGIVSFVRLTDAEKRAEDEARAVAAVAPAGVAGVDRGWVVADIMNAKPQTVREGATVGDAIQAMRVAETVGVPVVDGEGRPVGYISDGDVLRYLARMSGSYSDGMSLYRIMDNEGFSERLKALLALDVSRLASTRILSVDADVDIEEGYRRLASKRVKKLIVTHNGRLVGTFSRRNVLNSLRVVERAMQSGASDPEARERIAAEILRADRLVAREREESQAKEG; encoded by the coding sequence ATGTTCGGACTTGATAGAAGACAATCGGTGATGCTGACCGTTTTGCTGGCCGGCGCTTTCCTGGTGGTGCTGAACGCCACTATGATCTCGCCCGCTTTGCCGGCGATCATGGCGCAGATGGGCGTTCCCGCTACCACGGCTCAGTGGCTTGCGAGCGGATACGCGCTCATCGAGGCCGCCATCATTCCCCTGAACGCGTTCCTCATCGGGCGTTTCTCTACGCGCAAGCTGTTCATCGGCGGAATGGGCCTGTTTTCGGTGGGTGCGTTGGTGGCGGGGACCTCCCCGGTGTTTCCCGTGCTGCTTGCGGGGCGCCTCCTGCAGGCCGCCGGCACGGGCATCGTGATGCCCATGGTGATGACGCTCATCGTGACGATGATCCCGCGCGAGCGCCGTGGGAGCGCCATGGGGATGATGGGTCTGATCATCAGTTTCGCTCCGGCCATCGGGCCCTCGCTTTCGGGCGTGCTGGTCGATACCGCGGGATGGCATTCCCTGTTCCTGGTGTCGGCCGCGCTGGGTGCCTGCCTGGTGGCCGCGTCGTTCTTCGTTTTGGAGAACCGCGACGGGTTCGAGCGGTCCGACCTCGACCTTCCCAGTGTCCCGCTTCTGTTGGCGGGCATCCTCAGCTTGCTTTACGGCGTCGCGACGTCCACGTCGGCGCAGAACAAGGTTGAGCCGATCGCCCTCATCGTCCTCGGCGCGGCGCTTCTCGCGTTTTTCGCCTGGAGGCAGACCAGGCTGGAACACCCCCTTTTGCGCGTCCAGGTTCTGAGGACGCGGCGCTTCCGCACGGCCGTTTTGCTGATGGCCCTTCTCCAGGCGACTCTCATAGGATCGGAGATCGCGCTTCCCCTGTTCGTTCAGCAGGCTTTGGGTCAGTCTGCGACCGTCTCGGGGCTGCTGATGCTGCCCGGCGCGGTTCTGGGCGCGCTGAGCGGGTTTTTCGCCGGAGGGCTGTTCGACCGCATCGGGATCCGCAAGCCGGTGCTGGTGGGAGCCGCCGGCCTGGCCATCGGGGCGGCCGGCGTGCTCTCGTTCTCGATGACCATTCCCATCTGGCAGGTCGCGGTGGTCTACACCCTCATCTTCATCGGCATCCAGTTTTTGGCCACCCCGCTTAACACCTGGGGCATCAACGCGCTTTCTCCCGCCGAGATCCCCCATGGCAACGCGCTGTCGGCCACGACGGGGCAGATCGGCTCGTCGGTGGGCACGGCGTTTATGTCCAGCCTCGTGGCGCTGGGCTCCGTGTTCGTCGTCCAGGGGGCGACCGCCGCCGAAACCACGTTCGCCGGGGTCCATATCGCCTTCACCGGCATGGCGGTGATGTTGCTGCTGATCGTGGGTGGAATCGTGTCGTTTGTGCGCCTCACCGATGCGGAGAAGCGCGCTGAAGACGAGGCCCGCGCGGTTGCGGCGGTCGCGCCTGCGGGCGTGGCGGGCGTCGATCGCGGATGGGTGGTGGCCGACATCATGAATGCGAAACCCCAGACGGTGCGCGAGGGGGCGACGGTGGGCGACGCCATCCAGGCCATGCGCGTCGCAGAGACCGTGGGCGTTCCCGTGGTGGATGGCGAGGGCCGACCGGTGGGCTACATCTCCGACGGCGACGTGCTGCGCTACCTTGCGCGGATGAGCGGGTCGTACTCGGACGGCATGAGTCTGTACCGTATCATGGACAACGAGGGCTTCTCCGAGCGCCTCAAGGCGCTTCTGGCGCTGGATGTGAGCCGCCTTGCCAGCACGCGCATCCTTTCGGTCGATGCCGACGTCGACATCGAGGAGGGGTATCGCCGTCTGGCATCGAAGCGCGTGAAGAAGCTCATCGTCACCCATAACGGCCGCCTGGTGGGGACTTTCTCCCGCCGCAACGTGCTGAACTCCCTGCGCGTCGTCGAGCGGGCGATGCAGTCCGGCGCCTCCGATCCCGAGGCCCGCGAACGGATCGCGGCCGAGATACTGCGGGCCGACAGGCTCGTCGCCCGAGAGCGCGAGGAGTCGCAAGCGAAGGAAGGCTAG
- a CDS encoding Na+/H+ antiporter, whose product MELFELVLILLASVIASAVLDQFVSRASLPLIQIAVGVAVALAVPSAREISIESELFLVLFIAPLLFNEARESNRRALSAHKWPIMSLAIALVLVTVLIVGFTLNLLVPSIPLAAAFALAAALGPTDAAAVAALGSTVKLSGRQETLLSGESLINDASGVVSFQFAVAAAVTGAFSAVDAAESFAWLFFGGIAAGLAIGLSARIVMTLLLRRGYVSTTVHVLYEVFSPFAIFIAAESMHVSGILAVVAAGLVMVHAGPRLSSSDDARRQLVSKSFWEVIVFLINGVLFVMLGMQLPLAVAPTIQNDISLVFLLGLVALITFLILLIRFVWVCVMELVHRDALTGKRGWDDPRRALSDALVTTVAGPKGAVTLSIILTLPVAVASGDPFPQRDLMVFLASATILLTLLVADNVLPLVAPKNEGGAVDAEELRAARIKVLKATVRELEGHMREHSHPEYEPATRLAVARYRARLNRERYTAGASRERAMALQLGVLAAQRRRADELQRDAESIPLAVRASFFYVVRAVRSSLGYMRAGAKVGASFRSWRGKLLFAAHHLDLRPIADERSERVYYDAILFCIELERAAIAYLGDVVSSHCGEERSQVRVFERDGSFAQVSEASIAEMMLEEHEWYLRSLSERVSFGQESVREGAFAFEPGVHDSMPADMLPSMRAQFRLAREYADEVDAAALSIELDFIRRLVHDNQIGEDVARKMREDVYVLQFSLHE is encoded by the coding sequence ATGGAGCTGTTCGAACTCGTTTTGATCCTTCTGGCCAGCGTTATCGCCTCTGCGGTGCTGGACCAGTTCGTGTCGCGCGCGTCGCTTCCGCTGATACAGATCGCCGTCGGGGTGGCGGTCGCCCTCGCCGTTCCGTCCGCGCGCGAGATCTCCATCGAGTCCGAGTTGTTCCTGGTCCTGTTCATCGCGCCCCTCCTGTTCAACGAGGCGCGCGAGTCGAACCGCCGCGCGTTGTCTGCCCACAAGTGGCCCATCATGTCGCTTGCCATCGCGCTCGTGCTGGTCACCGTCCTTATCGTGGGGTTCACCCTGAACCTTCTGGTGCCCTCTATCCCGCTCGCCGCAGCGTTCGCCCTGGCGGCTGCGCTGGGCCCCACGGACGCGGCGGCAGTGGCTGCGCTCGGTTCGACGGTGAAGCTCAGCGGGCGGCAGGAGACGCTGCTGTCGGGCGAATCGCTTATCAACGACGCTTCGGGTGTGGTGTCGTTCCAGTTCGCGGTTGCGGCGGCGGTGACGGGCGCCTTCTCGGCGGTCGATGCGGCCGAGTCCTTCGCGTGGCTGTTCTTCGGCGGCATCGCCGCCGGCCTTGCCATCGGACTGTCCGCGCGCATCGTCATGACGCTCCTGCTTCGCCGGGGGTACGTGTCCACCACCGTGCACGTTCTCTACGAGGTGTTCTCCCCGTTCGCGATCTTCATAGCTGCCGAATCGATGCACGTGAGCGGGATCCTGGCGGTGGTGGCTGCCGGTTTGGTGATGGTGCATGCCGGACCCCGCCTGTCCTCGTCCGACGACGCTCGCCGCCAGCTGGTGTCCAAGAGCTTCTGGGAGGTCATCGTCTTCCTCATCAACGGCGTGCTGTTCGTGATGCTGGGCATGCAGCTGCCCCTTGCGGTTGCTCCCACCATACAAAACGATATCTCGCTGGTGTTTCTGCTGGGCCTCGTGGCGTTGATCACGTTTTTGATCCTGCTGATCCGCTTCGTATGGGTGTGCGTGATGGAGCTCGTCCACCGCGACGCCCTTACTGGGAAGCGCGGTTGGGACGATCCTCGAAGGGCGTTGTCCGACGCCCTCGTCACCACTGTGGCGGGCCCCAAGGGGGCCGTTACGCTGTCTATCATCCTGACGCTTCCGGTAGCGGTCGCCTCGGGCGATCCGTTTCCCCAGCGCGACCTGATGGTGTTCCTCGCCTCGGCCACCATCCTGCTCACCCTTCTCGTTGCGGACAACGTGCTTCCCCTGGTCGCTCCCAAAAACGAGGGTGGAGCGGTGGACGCCGAGGAGCTGAGGGCCGCGCGCATCAAGGTTCTCAAGGCCACGGTGCGCGAGCTCGAGGGCCATATGCGCGAGCACTCCCACCCCGAATACGAACCCGCGACGCGCCTTGCCGTGGCGCGCTATCGGGCGCGGCTCAACCGCGAGCGGTACACGGCGGGCGCATCGCGGGAGAGGGCGATGGCTTTGCAGCTGGGCGTGCTTGCGGCGCAGCGGCGTCGGGCCGACGAGCTCCAGCGAGATGCCGAGAGCATTCCGCTGGCGGTTCGCGCGTCGTTTTTCTACGTGGTTCGCGCGGTGAGGTCGTCTTTGGGCTACATGCGGGCGGGGGCGAAGGTGGGCGCCAGCTTCCGCTCGTGGCGCGGGAAGCTACTGTTTGCCGCGCACCACCTGGACCTGCGGCCGATCGCCGACGAACGCTCCGAGCGCGTGTACTACGACGCCATCCTGTTCTGCATCGAACTGGAAAGGGCCGCTATCGCGTATTTGGGCGACGTCGTCTCCTCGCATTGCGGCGAGGAGCGCTCCCAGGTGCGCGTGTTCGAGCGCGACGGCAGTTTCGCCCAGGTCAGCGAGGCTTCTATTGCCGAGATGATGCTGGAGGAGCACGAATGGTACCTCCGCTCGCTGTCGGAGCGCGTGAGCTTCGGCCAGGAAAGCGTTCGGGAGGGCGCGTTCGCGTTCGAGCCGGGCGTCCACGACTCCATGCCCGCAGACATGCTGCCGTCCATGAGGGCCCAGTTCCGCCTGGCCCGCGAGTACGCCGACGAGGTGGACGCGGCGGCGCTGTCCATCGAACTCGATTTCATCCGCCGCCTGGTTCACGATAATCAGATCGGCGAAGACGTGGCCAGAAAGATGCGCGAGGACGTCTACGTTTTGCAGTTCTCGCTTCACGAATAG
- a CDS encoding Fur family transcriptional regulator, with protein MERRRTYDTRQKRLVRSVLVQAPDRYFSVDEAHFSLMEAGESVGRTTVYRALEALADDGFAVKVFGPAGGESRYRLAPQASRASGQLLCLVCGRALPLDCGMLDDFAQHVQSHHGFEIDTSRTVLYGRCSDCRSRQPDSSVER; from the coding sequence ATGGAACGTAGGCGCACGTACGATACGAGGCAGAAGCGGTTGGTTCGCTCGGTGCTCGTTCAGGCTCCCGACCGGTATTTCTCGGTCGACGAGGCGCATTTCAGCCTCATGGAGGCAGGCGAGTCGGTGGGTAGGACCACGGTGTACCGCGCGCTCGAGGCCCTGGCCGACGACGGTTTCGCGGTGAAGGTGTTCGGCCCGGCCGGCGGCGAGTCGCGTTATCGGCTCGCGCCCCAGGCTTCTCGCGCTTCGGGCCAGCTTCTCTGCCTTGTCTGCGGTCGCGCGCTTCCCCTCGATTGCGGCATGCTGGACGACTTCGCCCAGCACGTGCAGAGCCACCACGGTTTCGAGATCGATACGTCTCGCACGGTTCTGTACGGGCGGTGCTCGGACTGCCGAAGTCGACAGCCCGATTCTTCGGTCGAGCGTTAA
- a CDS encoding metal ABC transporter substrate-binding protein: protein MGFGLITRKEFVGSFAKVAAAGALTAVGASALAGCSGQAPQKQEAGNGKVKVAASFYSMADFAQKIGGDNVEVTCLVPSGTEPHDWEPSTSDIKTIETAAVLVYNGAGMEHWVSDMLASISNKSLVAVEASSGVDLRRLSDDELQEARAEDPDASDTDPHVWLDPKNVKIEMENIRAALAKVDPDNAAAYQQNYDKWASECDKLDKEFTEGLSSVSQKSIVVSHEAYGYLCQAYGLDQVAIEGIEPDAEPDAQTMAEIVQFVKDNNVKVIFSEELVSPKVAQSIAAACGAEVMELNPIEGLSEEDLKAGEDYFSVMRDNLNKLESVLA from the coding sequence ATGGGATTCGGTCTCATCACGCGCAAGGAGTTCGTAGGTTCTTTCGCCAAGGTTGCGGCAGCGGGTGCTTTGACGGCTGTCGGAGCGTCGGCCCTGGCCGGCTGCTCGGGGCAGGCGCCCCAGAAGCAGGAGGCCGGCAACGGCAAGGTGAAGGTGGCGGCCAGCTTCTATTCGATGGCCGACTTCGCTCAGAAAATCGGCGGCGACAACGTCGAGGTCACGTGCCTGGTGCCGTCCGGCACCGAGCCGCACGATTGGGAGCCTTCGACCTCCGACATCAAAACCATCGAGACCGCTGCCGTTCTGGTGTACAACGGCGCGGGCATGGAGCATTGGGTCTCCGATATGCTGGCTAGCATCTCGAACAAGAGCCTGGTTGCGGTCGAGGCCAGCTCGGGGGTCGATTTGCGGCGCCTGTCGGACGACGAGCTGCAGGAGGCGCGCGCCGAAGATCCCGATGCGTCCGATACCGATCCGCATGTGTGGCTCGACCCCAAGAACGTGAAGATCGAGATGGAAAACATCCGGGCGGCGCTTGCGAAGGTCGATCCCGACAACGCTGCCGCCTATCAGCAGAATTACGACAAATGGGCGTCTGAGTGCGACAAGCTGGACAAAGAGTTCACCGAAGGGCTCTCCTCGGTCAGCCAGAAGTCCATCGTGGTGTCCCACGAGGCGTACGGGTACCTGTGCCAGGCCTACGGTTTGGACCAGGTAGCCATCGAGGGCATCGAGCCCGACGCCGAGCCCGACGCCCAGACCATGGCCGAGATCGTTCAGTTCGTGAAGGACAACAACGTCAAGGTCATCTTCAGCGAAGAGCTGGTAAGCCCCAAGGTCGCCCAGTCCATTGCCGCGGCGTGCGGTGCCGAGGTGATGGAGCTCAACCCCATCGAGGGGCTGAGCGAGGAAGACCTCAAGGCCGGAGAGGACTACTTCTCGGTCATGCGCGACAACCTGAACAAGCTCGAATCGGTTCTGGCCTAA
- a CDS encoding metal ABC transporter ATP-binding protein, which translates to MTDAAPIIFAGARFAYRETEVLKGVGLSVGLGEICALIGDNGAGKSTMARLAVGECSPTGGSVRLFGCDPARFRDWRRVGYVPQLPPTAVERFPATVFELVYMSQYASASRFGKGARCAKERARRALSQVDMGGFERRMCRELSGGQLQRVRLACALAGGPDLLILDEPATGLDAESSRAFYDLVRHIHLDHGIGVFMITHDHEALSSLGCRVVTLRRGVIERDVPASAPASDSGCSTCLVYGSDEGGAR; encoded by the coding sequence ATGACCGATGCGGCTCCCATCATCTTTGCGGGCGCGCGGTTCGCCTACCGCGAAACCGAGGTTCTCAAAGGGGTCGGCCTTTCGGTGGGCCTTGGCGAGATATGCGCTCTGATCGGCGATAACGGAGCCGGTAAATCGACCATGGCGCGATTGGCCGTGGGGGAGTGCTCGCCGACGGGCGGCAGCGTGCGCCTGTTCGGCTGCGATCCTGCGAGGTTTCGCGACTGGAGGCGCGTGGGCTATGTTCCCCAGCTGCCGCCGACGGCGGTCGAGCGGTTTCCCGCAACGGTGTTCGAGCTGGTGTATATGAGCCAGTATGCGAGCGCTTCTCGATTCGGGAAGGGGGCGCGCTGCGCGAAGGAGCGGGCCCGGCGCGCGCTCAGCCAGGTCGATATGGGCGGCTTCGAGCGCCGCATGTGCCGCGAGCTGTCCGGAGGGCAGCTGCAGCGGGTCCGTCTGGCGTGCGCGCTGGCGGGCGGGCCCGACCTTTTGATCCTCGACGAGCCGGCCACCGGCCTCGACGCCGAGAGCAGCCGGGCGTTTTACGATCTGGTGCGCCACATTCATCTGGACCACGGCATCGGGGTGTTCATGATCACGCACGACCACGAGGCGCTCTCCAGTCTGGGGTGTCGCGTTGTGACGCTGCGCCGCGGCGTTATCGAGCGCGATGTTCCCGCCAGCGCGCCCGCTTCCGATTCGGGGTGCTCGACGTGCCTGGTGTACGGTTCGGACGAAGGCGGTGCGCGATGA